In the genome of Verrucomicrobiota bacterium, one region contains:
- a CDS encoding sigma-70 family RNA polymerase sigma factor, translated as MVEGERAELVRRALLRLPEPYRVVVILRHYENLKFPEIADVLEIPEGTVKSRMAEALTQLHRLLTPALAEMEPPSARKHPKRIEESLVL; from the coding sequence TTGGTCGAAGGCGAGCGCGCGGAGCTGGTCCGCCGGGCGCTGCTTCGGCTTCCGGAACCCTACCGGGTGGTCGTCATCCTCCGCCACTATGAGAATTTGAAATTCCCCGAAATCGCGGACGTGCTGGAAATCCCCGAAGGCACCGTCAAGTCGCGCATGGCTGAAGCGCTGACGCAGCTTCATCGGCTGTTGACGCCCGCCCTCGCGGAGATGGAACCGCCTTCCGCCAGAAAGCACCCGAAACGCATCGAAGAAAGCTTGGTCCTATGA
- a CDS encoding sigma-70 family RNA polymerase sigma factor: protein MNRSILSPLTALFSLTDEQAMWRVQMHDDSEAFARLVRRWEGPIQRLCTRMTGDSHRGEDLAQEAFTRVFTHRKAYQTRGKFSTFLWRVAMNLCYDELRKTNRRSEISLHRDDEDPPDDLDTLAVDDAAPDA, encoded by the coding sequence ATGAATCGCTCGATCCTCTCCCCGCTCACCGCGCTGTTCTCCCTGACGGACGAGCAGGCGATGTGGCGCGTGCAGATGCACGACGACTCGGAGGCGTTCGCCCGGCTGGTTCGGCGCTGGGAAGGCCCCATTCAACGGCTTTGCACGCGGATGACCGGCGATTCGCACCGGGGCGAGGATCTGGCGCAGGAAGCCTTCACCCGCGTCTTCACGCACCGCAAGGCTTATCAAACCCGGGGGAAATTCTCGACCTTCCTCTGGCGCGTCGCCATGAACCTTTGCTACGACGAACTGCGGAAGACCAATCGGCGGAGCGAAATCTCGCTGCACCGAGACGATGAAGATCCGCCGGACGATCTCGACACGCTGGCCGTGGACGACGCTGCGCCCGACGCGTGA